The nucleotide window ACCTGGACTGAACATCGTGTCGGCGGCACCACCAGCCCCGGGATCACCGAGCCTGCAGTTGTCCCGATTCCAAGTGATGTCGGGGACTTCCATGGCAGCTCTGCACAACGCCGGCCTCGTAACTCTCCTCAGAGCAAGTCTAACAATTTAGCCTGCTGCCGGCTGCAAGAGCATGCCATGTCATATACAGTCAATTATATAGCCAACTCATATTATGGCTTAGCTGTTTGACGGGCTGTAGCATTTAATGATCACAGTACAAGAGTACGTGAAATGGGAAAGAAACGCCAGCTTCTTGCTCGCAGCTGGCTAGAAAAAGACGTTTTCTCCTCGTACGTTGCGCTGCAGTCGGCGAGGAGTTTACCGCCCGCTCCAAATTCTCTCTCTTTACGTGGCTGGTTTTTCGATGACGTGGATCCTCCTCGCCGGCTAAAAGGCGATTATTATACCTGCTCTCAAGAGCGCCCATCCTGATTGCGAGCAGCAAGTAGGCAACAAGATTTTTCGTCGACAGCCTTGGCTCAATTATCCAACAATCATGGTGCCACTCCTGAAAGAAACATGCGGTGTGTACTGGACTGTAACAATTTTTGGTCCGGCGGCGGAGACATACAGGGCATTGATCTATGAGCCGGCGGACTCCATACGAGGGACTGTCTTCCCTGATACTCTGACATTCTCTGCACCTGGTGAGAAGAAGTCGTTGGTGACGGTGAATGGCAAGGGATACCATGCGACACAAGGCACTGTGATAGAAGTCAGCCTCACTTGGGTTTCTGCAACGCACAGTGTGCGAAACCCAGTCATAGCCGTCTTCGGTCTTCCAGAATGATAAAGTGGTGGTGGCTCTACTGAATTCGGATGCAGAATTATCGGCCATATGTGCCAAATACTATTCAGTCAGGTGTTGATCTGTTCTTAATTCGTCCCATCTATCATCAAGAGAAAGTAATTCGTCCCATCAAGAACAAGTTTTTTTTAGCTTGTAGTTTGTACTTTggttatttttaataaaattctGTAGGTGCCTCGGCCCCCTCCcgtcccctcaaaaaaaaaagaatatttttttatagataagGGAATCAAGAGAAAGTAATTAGGCGTGTGATCCGTTCGTTACCCTGTCTGCTCCTCGTTCTTACGAAATAAAAGTGACTAGCTGTAATGTGCAAGTTAACAAAGAAAAAGGGcagatgatgtgtgtaataaatttgcaagtacgATGGATGTCCTAATAAAATCTGCGCGCCTCTGCACACGTGACCGAGAGCACGCGCGTTCGTGCTTTGCCGCGCGGCGGCGCCAACGGGCACTGTGGTCGGCAGACAGGCACGTTAAGTTCCCAAATTTTTTTTGGTTGAACACTgtttggctaccgtagcacttttgtttgtatttagtacttagtatctaattatggactaattaggttcgaaagtttcgtttcgcgatttctcacctaactgtgcaattaattttgtttttcgtctacatttggtactccatgcatgtgccgtaagattcgatgtgacactttggattgaaattttttggaatctaaacgaggcctaagacATGCACGCTGGCCCCCGGCGACCAGGGGCCAATGGCCGGCCAGGGTGGGGTGGAGGTGCCAAGTTTCTCCAGCAGGAGACGAAGGAGCGGACTCCTTCCCCAGCTCCTCATCCGTGACCGTGGGCACGGCCACAACGGCAGCAGCTTTTCAGTTTCTCCCGTGCTTCTCGCGCCTTGCCCCAGCCAGAGCACCATGGACAGCCCCGCCACGATCCGGACCAAGGATCAACGAACCGTGCATAACGTCCGGTCCATGTAAGTAAGAACAACTGATTCGATGGTCAGTAGTAGTTCTGCTTTTAATTACCGCGTAGGCCGACGACGACGAGTAAAGCCGGATGTCGAGGCCGAGGCTCCAACCAGTGCGGCATGCATGTCCCAGTCCCTGTACTGGAAGCAGAGCAGCGCCCAAGAGACACACCAGCGCGGCCAGGGATGGAGTAGTGGCACGGGAACACCTCCCTGAACCCTGAACCTGGCCTGGATGGACAGCCAGACCGCGTAGCTGAAGCAGATGGCGGTGGCGAGGCGAGGAACGAGCCCACGATCCGGCCACGGCCAGCGGCGGTGGGAGGTGTCATAGATATAGATTCAAGATCCATCATCCATATACATTGTGGTTACCCTAACAGCAGTTTGTTTGGTTCCCATTCATATTATATAGGGATATAGGGAAGATGTTTGTTTGCACGTGTCCTGCAGTTTTCGCTGTCACAAGGGAAAGCACTCCTTCGCACGCGCGCCGTCCGCACCCAGCGCCGCCTTAGCCCACGCGCGTGTCGTCACTCGCCGCGAACGCCTCCGGCCAGAGCCGACGTGCCTAGTAtctggcaacgccgccaccgcctcccagTTCTTGGGTTCGGTGACGTCGTCTCCTTCGCCATCTGTTCGTTGCAACTTGGAACGTGCTGTGCATGGCCGCGCGCGCTGCCTGCTATTCTCATCCAGTCTGCCGGCCACTACACTCCGCCGGACGCCGAGGACGCTACCAAGCTGGGGCTCGCCCTCCATCGGCGTCTGCTTCGTTGGACGCTATGTCCGACTGCGACACGGAGGATGGCAACTCCGATCCGGTTGCTGCGAGGTAGTATTGGCCGACGGCGCGCGCCGGGCAAAATTTCTCACGTACGCGCACTCCGATGCAATTCCTTGGACCAAGATGATTCAAACCGTTAAAGATTCGTCGTGTGGCAATACTAGTTCGATACGGTTAAGTATTCATAATAATAATTATAGATACGAGTTACGAGCTAGCGTCGTGGTAGCGGTCTTCGACGACAGCACGAGCGATCGATGACAATGTCGGTGTCTTCCTCTGCCGCTGGTGCACGCCGCGTTCAACAGCAACGCCACCTACTTCGTCGCGGCCACGGCGTCATGCATCCGCGTATTCTCCTGCGCCCCGCTGAAGCACGCGTTCAGCATGGGCTTCGTCCCGTCCCCGGGCGCCGGCTCCCGGGTGATCACCGCCTACCTGGCTCCGTCCGGCACTCTCGCCGCCGTCGTGTTCAGGCTGGATCCCTCGGCCGCCGCACCCGACGCAGACGCCGACGACGAGGGCGACAGGATCAGGTACTGCAGGTACGTCCTGCGCGGCGAGATGCTGGGCGAAGACATAAGCCCCTCCACGTCCTCCTCGTGCCGCGTCCGCGCCGTCCGCCACGCGGGCGGCCACGTCCTCGTCGCCGGCGACGGCAAGGCGGCGTTCCGCTACACGACGTCGGGGCGCGCTGTGAGGCGGTGCATCGAGGTGGACACGGGGCCCAACCCGCTCGGGGTGTGCGCGCTGGCGGAGGCGCGCCATGGCAAGGCGGTCGTCCTTGCCTGCCCGCGCCCGGCCAAGGGGCAGGTGCAGGTCTGCCGCCGGGGCaccggcggtggcggcagcgTCGACGTGCACGCGCATAGCTCCAGCATCGTCTGCGTCGCGCTGTCTCGCGACGACAGGCTGCTCGCCACCGCCAGCTCCAAGGGCACGGTCGTCCACATCTTCACCGCCGCCGACGGTAACAAGGTCGACGAGGTACGCTAGCTATATATATGCATGGCACACCCGCTAATTCGTTAGCCATTTTGTCTTAAATGTTCGTTTCTttggatcgactagggtagatctaggcgAATGTGCTGTTGTACATGATGAACTAGAACAAGCAGAGAGTGGGAGATAGGGTAGAGgtgctggtgttgaacctgagccttcggatgaagtcgcagttgagctggccatcgctggttcgttgatggaggcagcacacgggcagtgACGGGTGGAGTACAGGTTGCATggacgtcgatgcagtgtagatggggcgtagcagtgacgacggcgagagtcagcggagcttcccatcgctggctgcgcgccctcttagatcggtctaggatTTGTTGGTGGGGTTTGcagctcacggcgaacctcgtgctttgagccgccggcccccacctctttatatagcgcagtgcgacgggggcccaccaaccatgtagggttgggcgcccccgatcagggcgcgtgaccaaggcccaataggccgttgggcttattggttgggagatcaatctaacattcttccccttgatctcactattacttttatctttaaactttaaacttcaatccttttatccttactcatttcttcacagatgatgcatagagcatgtctcatcatcacggtcaatcgccgatagatttaacagctacaatgcacgtctttaatctgaaatagttactttaacttttgggccctttatagttcaggaatcataggctttcccttaaacccatgccggctacatgttctctgaacacgttgggtggtaagccttttgtaagcggatccgcgagcatcttttcggtacttatatgcgcAAGACTTAttatttgatcccggactttatcctttacaacataatactttatgtcaatgtgtttggcagcaccacttgacctattgttgtgagcatactgtactgctggattattatcgcagtataacttcagtggtctattgatgtcgtcaaccaccttcaaaccgggtatgaacttctttagccagttcacctgccccgttgcctcataacatgctacaaactcggcatacattgtggacgatgtagtgacgatttgctttgagcttttccatgaaatagctccccctgcgagagtaaacacatatccagacgtggattttctattatctcccgtataatcagaatctgaatatcccactatatgaagtgaatcagatcttctatacgtcatcatgaggcctttcgttccttgcaaataacgcaagactttctttaccaatttccagtgttctattccaggattgctctggaatctgccaagtaacccggtaacaaataccaagtcagggcgcgtacacacttgagcatattgcaagcttccgacagctgaagcatatggaaccactttcatttgatcgatctcatattggtttctgggcattgaaaatccccatatctgtcgcccttgactataggagcaggtgagggactatatttgtgcatactgaatttctttaagactttttctatgtatgtcttttgtgacagtcctaatatccctttacttctatctcggtgaatctcgatccctagaacgaacgaagcttcaccaagatctttcatatcaaattttgaggacaaaaacttctttgttttcAGTAGTAggctgacatcactactagcaagtaagatatcatccacatacaggacaaggaagataaactttccattcttaaactttgcgtagacacaattgtcctcaacattatctttaaacccaaaattctttattgtctgatcaaacttcaagtaccactgttttgaagcttgttttaatccataaatagatttctttaggcggcatcctaaacgttcttttcctttcatgacaaaatctttcggttgtgccatgtaaacattttcttctAAGTCTCCGTTGCGAAATGTCGTCTtcacatccatctgatataattccaaatcgtaatgtgccactaatgccattatgattctaaaagaatccttatatgagactggagaaaaggtcttattgtaatcaatcacttctctttgtgtaaagccttttgccacaagtcgggctttatatctctctatattcccttgagagtcaagttttgttttgtagacccatttaaagactactgttttggctcctttaggaattatctccaaatcccaaactttatttgcattcattgatctcatttcatcttccgtggcctcaagccactttgatgaatgatcatttttcatggcttcttcaaataaggtgagatcatcctccatttgaaattcttcagtgttgtatacttcataatcagtaggaatagctgattttctaactctttgagaccttctaagggcctcctcatttggcacattttctgtttgaggctgttgttgctcctcctTATGTGTGGCAAtatgttctataggatcctgaggcacaggtttctcatcatcattcattgttgccactggcgggataacaacaggtgctggcaccacagtgtcttgtactgtcggtgcagcaacagcagatagtgagaaaaatggctcatgaattattggagtgggtgcatacacccgcttctcttcgaggtcaatttctcgagctaccatgctccccctaatcatttcatcctctaggaagacagcgtgtctcgtttccacaaactttgtatgtctgttaggacagtagaaacgaaaaccttttaacttttttgggtagccaatgaaatggcaactcactgttttgggatctagcttcgcaatgtttgggttaaaaactttagcctcagcagggctcccctacacacacaagtggttaagtgagggtactcttcctgtccacaactcatacggtgttttgggcaccgacttacttggtactctattgagaatatgaatgacggtttttaacgcctccatccacagactcatgggtaaagtggagtaacttatcatactacgcaccatatccatcagggtacggttacgtctttcagctactccattctgctgaggttcgcccggtgttgaatactgaacgactataccattctcctgtaagaaccttgcaaaaggttcaggaacttgtccatatggggtatgccgaccgtagtactctcccccatggtcagacctgactatcttaatctttaaatcatgctaattttcaacttctgctttaaatattttgaatttatccaacgcttctgttctttttttaattagataaatgtagccaaaccaagagtaatcgtctgtgaatgttatgaatgaatcataaccatccacacttttcacaggaaaaggaccatatatgtctgtgtgaataatctgtagaattcctacgcttcgtttggcatctttcttaattttctttacatactttccttttatgcaatctctacattgttctaaatctgagagctctaatggaggaagaatattattcttaactagtctttctattctccccctcgaaatatggcctaaatgacagtgccataattttgacaacgcatcgtgagctctctttcgttttctgtttccattgttcgatgaggatacattttcattcacatcacatacgaaattcacattttcacgaagtgataacaaataaagctcgtcttgtcggaaggcaagaccaacacatttattattaaacaatatctgacatttgccatttccaaaatgacaatcataaccatcatggtccaactttgatacactaatcaagtttctttgcaaagaaggtacataaagaacatctctaagaaaaagtatgaagccatcagcaagctctagcggaagatcgccaacggcctcaacatctgcgtgtactccatttgcgactttaatgaaactttcgcttctttgcaaagttctcatcgaacggaatccctgtaatgaattagcaacataaatagttgtacctgaatcaatccaccaagtagattttgaaaactttacatacaaggattcatttacaaaTGTAatgatgttctcacctttatttttcataatcatctttaagaaatcaggacaattctttttataatgtcccgtcttcttgcagtggagacactggtctttagccactgggaattgctggttctgagactgttgtatgggaccttttccagatgacttagaggaagagctgttattatagttctttttcttatcttttaggtagttgatagaaccaccttgtgaaacttttattctttcctcctcctgcacacacatggctatgggCTTTTCTAAATCCTATTTTTAGGCTATATGTtataattaacaacaaaggtgtcaaatttttttgggcaaagaagcaaaaatcaaatgaataagaaactcatccttgagtgccaaatccattggtttgagcttagatgccagattgctcattctcagtatgtgctctctaatgccactgctgctaccagagtacctttctgtaaccagctgcttgatcagctgggttgcatatgtctttgaagagccagtgaactgactctttattctatctaggtactctatgaccgtgtcacagtctggaattgagcccacaatagcagactcaatcgtgttctttatcactaccaaacacttcttgttggcagtgacccatttcctatgctcaaggtcataggacatctttacgggagcaaaatctCGCTCTCTGTTCtaccatgcagcatcagtctcatctgtctccctcaccggtgccataggTTCTCTGGGACACGGTATGATGATAacccagtccaccttagcgaGGATAaaagccaggtctatctttttcttccactcaatatagttatcaccttttagagtggggatctctttgatacaactcattaagttgtatcctcctgaaaacacaatttaaatagtgtgagaacagaaataacaacaataattgcatgccttagtttaacgttggtcaaaattaaaacatacaattattttatacattaaatctacatcaccgttaggcagaaatagaaataatgcataatcattaaaattataatattgctattaacaacgttggtcagaaaataacaatatcataatcaactcatatttatctcttgactcttaaaatcaaattctcccgttggttcgaatttaattaaaagtccataattactttaaatacgcagcggaaaatttaacattcaataatcattttcctattttccagaagcaactttactatttactgaacaaaattatcgttggataaattttgtacagaaaattatcacaaaaattcaattcaaattgatcaaattgttttctggaaaataagaaaaatcAAAACTGTGACTTTACTATTTATTTGGCCATTTCAGCCCGATCCAGCAATCAGTTTGCGCGGCCCAGCAAATGCGGCCCATGGCCTGTTCACGCGCGCGCGTGCCAGCGCACCCGGCCCAGCTACCCgcggcccagccgcgcgcgcCAGCTCTCCCGGCCCAGCTGCTTGCGGCCCAGCCATGCGCTCcagcgctcccccgcgcccaggccgcaacctgggcctgggccgggaattcggcCTCGCGCCCTTTCTCGCCTGGGCTGCGGCGCTGGCCCAATTAATCTCAGCCGCTCGCGCCGATCGGACGGTTGGCCTTCAATGTCGCTGGATCAAAACCAGCGAACGCCGTCGCTCCCTGAACCCTAGCCCTcattctttctctttctcttcgcCTCACAGCTCTCCCCTCTCCTCAGTCAAACGCCGAGCGAGCGACAACGGCGAAGCAGTGAGGtcccggcgccgtcgccggccccctcgccggcgtgcgcgctccccagcgggtgagcgcgccgccgtcgagcggcctggccgcggcgcccctgtgGCCGGATCCCGGCGAGCCGTGCCCCCTTCGGTCGGcctttcttttccccgcgcgccggcgtgACTGCAGTGCCGCGCAGACGCCGAGGTAGGCCATCCTCTTTCCTCTTTCTTTTGATTGATTGGTTTGTTTAGATTTGACCCGATTtgacgattagggttagggtttgcttttccgatttgaaatcggttctttTTCCCTTCTCAGTCAGTCACCGAGCGGTCGCTGGATCCCGGCGCGGTTCTTTTGTTTCTCAGTCAGTCCCCTTcctgggttagggttagggtttggatgtTGAGACCATGTCTCAATCTGTTCGCACTTTTCCCGTACCCGATTGAGGATTAGGGTTCGATTTCTTTCTTTCCCCGATCCAGATCTACCGCTAGAAAAAAaaaggctctggtaccattgtttgTTTCTttggatcgactagggtagatctagacGGATGTGCTGTTGTACATGATGACCTAGAACAAGCAGAGAGTGGGAGATAGGGTAGAGgtgctggtgttgaacctgagccttTGGATGAAGTCGCAGTTGagctggccatcgctggttcgttgatggaggcagcacacgggcagcgacgggtggagtagaggttgcacggacgtcgatgcagtgtagacggggcgtagcagtgacgacggcgagagtcagcggagcttcccgtcgctagctgcgcgccctcttagatcggtctagggtttgtcgatggggtttgcggctcacggcgaacctcgtgctttgagccgccggcccccacctctttatatagcgcaatGCAAcagaggcccaccaaccatgtagggttgggcgcccccgatcagggcgcgtgac belongs to Miscanthus floridulus cultivar M001 chromosome 4, ASM1932011v1, whole genome shotgun sequence and includes:
- the LOC136549221 gene encoding autophagy-related protein 18c-like codes for the protein MAGQGGVEVPSFSSRRRRSGLLPQLLIRDRGHGHNGSSFSVSPVLLAPCPSQSTMDSPATIRTKDQRTVHNVRSINATYFVAATASCIRVFSCAPLKHAFSMGFVPSPGAGSRVITAYLAPSGTLAAVVFRLDPSAAAPDADADDEGDRIRYCRYVLRGEMLGEDISPSTSSSCRVRAVRHAGGHVLVAGDGKAAFRYTTSGRAVRRCIEVDTGPNPLGVCALAEARHGKAVVLACPRPAKGQVQVCRRGTGGGGSVDVHAHSSSIVCVALSRDDRLLATASSKGTVVHIFTAADGNKVDELRRGADRADIYSMAFSPDSKWLAVSSDKGTIHVFSVNVDVSSSSPAQEDTHNPDSDSPNAGSALNTKQPSWYFFSGFVPGYFRQDGSLAKFRLREGVKYVVTFSHHEPNTVLVIGMDGSFYRCEFDPVKGGDMKQVEYRNFMKMK